Proteins found in one Lates calcarifer isolate ASB-BC8 linkage group LG8, TLL_Latcal_v3, whole genome shotgun sequence genomic segment:
- the rapgef2b gene encoding LOW QUALITY PROTEIN: rap guanine nucleotide exchange factor 2 (The sequence of the model RefSeq protein was modified relative to this genomic sequence to represent the inferred CDS: deleted 2 bases in 2 codons), protein MKPLAASDSNGVPSQQDKTPLPADFSRLHLADGLHPQVTHVSSSHSGCSITSDSGSSSLSDIYQATENEPGDMDLSGLPETAVDSEEDDDEEDIERASDPLMSRDIVRDCLEKDPMDRTDDDIEQLLEFMHQLPAFANMTMSVRRELCAVMVFAVVERAGTIVLNDGEELDSWSVILNGSVEVTYPDSRTEILCMGNSFGVSPTMEKEYMKGVMKTKVDDCQFVCIAQQDYCCILNQVEKNMQKVEEEGEIVMVKEHRELDRTGTRKGHIVIKGTPERLTMHLVEEHSVVDPTYIEDFLLTYRTFLSSPMVVGKKLLEWFHDPSLRDKVTRVVLLWVNNHFNDFEGDPAMTHFLEEFENNLEKEKMCGHLRLLNIACAAKAKPRLVTLTKPSRDSPLAFSLLGGQEKGFRIFIDAVEPGSKAAEAGLKRGDQILEVNGQNFENVQLSKANEILKNNTHLSITVKTNLLVFKELLTRPEHDHDLDGEEEHDRKNGAPHLPKIGDIKKASRYSIPDLAVDVEQVMGLEKVSKKAKTNTVGGRNKLKKIFDKTLTSILPPKPYNDVCVGQSQDDSIVGMKQSKQIPPALPVSGNLSSSNPDLLQSHHRILDFNNQPDMSDQVLRVFKADQQSRYIMIGKDTTAKEVVAQAIREFALTAAPEAYSLCEVSVTPEGVIKQRRLPDQLSKLADRIQLSGRYYLKSNMETETLCSDEDAQDLLREGQISLLQLSTVEVATQLSMRAFELFCAIEPTEYIDDLFKLRSKTGSASLKRFEEAINHETFWVATEVTREPNQLKRMKTVKHFIKIALHCRECKNFNSMFAIISGLNLAPVSRLRGTWEKLPSKYEKLFGDLQDLFDPSRNMAKYRNVLNNQNLQPPIIPLFPVIKKDLTFLHEGNDSKVDGLVNFEKLRMIAKEIRHVGRMASVNMDPALMFRTRKKKWRSLGSLSQGSANAAVLDVTQTGGHKKRVRRSSFLNAKKLYEDAQMARKVKQYLSNLSLETNEESLQTLSLQCEPSISTLPKNAGGKRPDTSPVVSRAASQQRGQLAKGNQALQVPAVALYPSRKKVPVKDLPPFGTSSPQSLKKILSLSEEGTERHRRQPEDTVSNASSQLSSPPTSPQSSPKKGYNRTADAYSDSGHSEISSRSSLVSNSSFDMAQEERRLRHSGGVGESHIGGPRLERRATTDPDQYSLGSYSSMQDCRGIYAGCPTVLSSPSSEELTQDQGDRVSLDAADSGRGSWTSCSSGSHDNIQTMQQGRSWETLAFGGGGEAFLGGPAALWAAQARGSWASASSSSSSAAYWGEDSEGDTGTIKRRGGKDVNADPETSSITSTGSEEAKQLSRPSPSPITAGGKGLISRKEGRYREPPPTPPGYTALTISDLAEGQHPTPSVPTTTATHSGRRPPDYTTALQRSRMVTQSPDSHQAHQGVKQRAGGLHRTRSPAEEQEPDEEEEGESLSSKLVALRKPKPVAQHTPETPRP, encoded by the exons gCCACAGAGAACGAGCCAGGTGACATGGACCTGAGTGGCCTGCCAGAGACCGCCGTCGACTCCGAGGAGGACGACGATGAGGAGGACATCGAGCGGGCGTCGGATCCCCTCATGAGCCGGGACATTGTGCGTGACTGCCTGGAGAAGGACCCGATGGACAGAACCGATGATGACATAG AGCAATTACTGGAGTTCATGCATCAGCTGCCAGCATTTGCAAACATGACCATGTCAGTGAGGAGAGAACTCTGCGCCGTCATGGTTTTCGCTGTGGTCGAGCGCGCCGGCACCATCGTTCTcaatgatggagaggag TTGGATTCCTGGTCAGTGATTCTGAATGGTTCGGTGGAAGTGACGTATCCAGACAGCCGGACAGAGATCCTGTGTATGGGGAACAGCTTTGGGGTGTCACCAACCATGGAAAAGGAATACATGAAGGGTGTGATGAAGACCAAGGTGGACGACTGCCAG TTTGTGTGTATAGCCCAGCAGGACTACTGCTGCATCCTCAACCAGGTGGAGAAGAACATgcagaaggtggaggaggaaggtgagaTTGTTATGGTGAAGGAACACCGCGAACTGGACCGCACCGGCACCAGGAAAGGACACATAGTAATCAAG GGCACACCGGAGCGTCTCACCATGCACCTAGTGGAGGAACACTCAGTGGTAGACCCCACCTACATCGAGGACTTCCTGTTGACCTACAGGACCTTCCTCTCCAGCCCCATGGTCGTGGGCAAGAAGCTCCTTGAGTGGTTCCACGACCCCAGTCTCAGGGACAAG GTTACACGGGTAGTCTTGCTGTGGGTAAACAATCACTTCAATGACTTTGAGGGTGACCCTGCCATGACTCACTTTCTGGAAGAGTTTGAGAACAATCTGGAGAAAGAA AAAATGTGTGGGCACCTCAGACTGTTAAATATAGCGTGTGCTGCTAAAGCCAAGCCGCGGCTGGTGACACTGACCAAGCCGTCCAGGGACTCTCCACTTGCATTCAGCCTTCTCGGAGGTCAGGAGAAAGGTTTCCGCATCTTTATTGATGCTGTGGAGCCTGGGAGCAAGGCAGCAGAAGCCGGCCTTAAGCGTGGAGATCAG ATCTTGGAGGTCAATGGGCAGAACTTTGAGAATGTCCAGCTCAGCAAAGCTAACGAGATCCTGAAGAACAACACCCACTTGTCCAtaactgtgaaaacaaatcttCTAG TGTTCAAAGAGCTTCTAACAAGGCCAGAACACGACCATGATTTGGATGGTGAGGAAGAGCATGACAGAAAGAACGGGGCACCCCACCTTCCAAAGATTGGAGACATCAAGAAGGCCAGCCGCTACTCCATCCCCGACCTGGCAGTGGATGTGGAGCAGGTGATGGGCCTGGAGAAAGTC AGCAAGAAAGCGAAGACCAACACGGTGGGAGGACGCAACAAGCTGAAGAAGATCTTCGACAAGACACTCACCAGCATCCTGCCGCCTAAACCATACAA TGACGTTTGCGTGGGCCAATCA CAGGACGACAGCATCGTGGGGATGAAACAGTCCAAACAGATCCCACCAGCTCTGCCTGTCAGTGGAAACCTCTCGTCGTCCAACCCAGACCTTCTGCAGTCACACCACCGCATCCTTGACTTCAACAACCAGCCTG ATATGTCAGACCAGGTATTACGAGTCTTCAAAGCTGACCAGCAGTCTCGGTACATCATGATCGGGAAGGACACAACGGCTAAGGAGGTGGTGGCCCAGGCCATCAGGGAGTTTGCCCTGACAGCAGCACCAGAGGCATATTCTCTGTGTGAGGTGTCCGTCACACCAGAGGGTGTCATCAAACAGAGGCGATTACCAGACCAGCTTTCTAAACTAGCCGACAGGATTCAGCTGAGCGGCAG ATACTACCTGAAGAGCAACATGGAGACAGAGACGTTGTGTTCAGATGAGGACGCTCAAGACCTCCTTCGAGAAGGCCAGATCTCTCTGTTACAGCTCAGTACAGTGGAGGTGGCCACTCAGCTCTCAATGCGGGCCTTTGAACTTTTCTGTGCCATCGAGCCCACTGAATATATCGATGACCTGTTCAAGCTGCGCTCCAAGACAGGCTCAGCCAGCCTGAAGCGCTTTGAAGAGGCCATCAATCATGAGACGTTCTGGGTGGCCACAGAGGTGACACGGGAGCCCAACCAGCTGAAACGCATGAAGACCGTCAAGCACTTCATCAAGATCGCCCTGCACTGTCGCGAGTGCAAGAACTTCAACTCCATGTTTGCCATCATCAG TGGTCTGAATCTGGCTCCAGTCTCCAGACTGAGGGGAACATGGGAAAAGCTACCTAGCAAATACGAAAAGCTGTTCGGGGACTTGCAGGACCTCTTCGACCCTTCCAGAAATATGGCCAAGTACAGAAATGTCCTCAACAATCAAAACCTCCAGCCACCAATCATCCCCCTGTTCCCTGTCATCAAGAAGGACCTCACATTCCTACATGAAG GCAATGACTCTAAAGTGGACGGTCTGGTGAACTTTGAGAAGCTGAGGATGATTGCCAAAGAAATTCGCCACGTTGGTCGCATGGCGTCTGTCAACATGGACCCGGCCCTCATGTTCCGGACAAG GAAGAAGAAATGGAGAAGTTTAGG GTCTCTAAGCCAGGGTAGTGCCAATGCGGCAGTGCTCGATGTCACCCAGACAGGGGGGCACAAGAAGCGGGTGCGTCGCAGCTCCTTCCTGAACGCCAAAAAGCTTTACGAGGACGCCCAGATGGCGAGGAAGGTCAAACAGTACTTGTCCAACCTCAGCCTGGAGACGAACGAGGAGAGTCTGCAGACACTCTCGCTGCAGTGTGAGCCCTCCATCAGTACGC TGCCCAAGAATGCCGGTGGGAAACGACCAGACACCTCCCCAGTCGTGTCCAGAGCTGCCAGTCAGCAAAGGGGCCAGTTGGCCAAAGGAAACCAGGCTCTCCAGGTCCCCGCTGTGGCCCTCTACCCATCCCGAAAGAAAGTGCCAGTCAAAGATCTGCCGCCTTTCG GCACCAGTTCCCCACAGTCTCTGAAGAAGATCCTGTCTCTGTCAGAGGAAGGGACCGAAAGGCACCGGAGGCAGCCAGAAGACACAGTGTCCAACGCCTCCTCCCagctctcctcccctcccacctccccccAGAGCTCGCCCAAGAAGG GTTACAACAGGACAGCAGACGCCTACTCAGACTCCGGTCACAGTGAGATCTCCTCTCGCTCCAGTCTCGTCAGTAACTCGTCTTTCGACATGGcccaggaggagaggagactcCGCCACTCTGGAGGAGTTGGGGAGTCTCACATTGGGGGACCGCGGCTGGAACGAAGAGCCACCACTGACCCCGACCAGTACAGCCTTGG GTCATATTCATCGATGCAGGACTGTCGGGGTATTTACGCCGGCTGCCCTACAGTGCTCTCCTCGCCCAGTTCAGAGGAGCTAACTCAGGATCAGGGCGATCGTGTTTCCCTCGATGCTGCAGACAGCGGCCGCGGCTCCTGGACTTCCTGCTCCTCTGGTTCCCATGACAACATCCAGACCATGCAGCAGGGACGTAGCTGGGAGACTCTGGCTtttggtggaggtggag AGGCCTTTTTAGGAGGACCTGCTGCACTGTGGGCAGCACAGGCCAGGGGGAGCTGGGCGTCAGCCagctcctcttcatcctcagcTGCGTACTGGGGAGAGGACTCTGAGGGTGACACTGGCACCatcaagaggagaggagggaaggacgTCAACGCCGACCCAGAAACAAGTAGCATCACATCCACCGGGTCAGAGGAGGCCAAACAGCTCAGCCGGCCATCTCCATCACCCATCACCGCTGGGGGTAAAGGCCTCATTT CACGAAAAGAAGGCCGCTACCGTGAGCCGCCCCCAACTCCCCCTGGCTACACTGCCCTGACCATCTCTGACCTCGCCGAAGGACAACACCCAACCCCGTCGGTCCCCACGACCACAGCGACCCACTCAGGCCGCCGGCCACCAGACTACACCACAGCTCTACAGCGCTCACGCATGGTTACCCAGTCGCCTGACTCCCACCAGGCCCACCAGGGGGTGAAACAGCGGGCAGGTGGCCTCCACCGCACTCGCTCACCGGCCGAGGAGCAAGAGCCcgatgaggaagaggagggtgagtCCTTGTCTTCCAAACTAGTCGCTCTGAGGAAGCCAAAGCCAGTGGCACAGCATACACCTGAGACTCCCAGAccatga